A single region of the Ctenopharyngodon idella isolate HZGC_01 chromosome 21, HZGC01, whole genome shotgun sequence genome encodes:
- the LOC127503626 gene encoding uncharacterized protein KIAA2026-like isoform X2 — MKLHSDMSESGHACESVSHAAQDMNLNHRLTLTSCALKPGCLEGSALLCNGSSDQSGLESFTSHCDKSEGDPDRVTVTSEDDSRSLASSTVDDGDGLTPEIQQAYRIFQSFLSEKHKSITAPFWHPIGPGSQTPDAEMCFRKMHDKFVNREYESITAFVADFRLMLENCYRFHGVDHWISKQAQKLEIILEQKLTLLSRTLREKTTLAVTSRGRFGTEDEKAPVGTSSRRRLVPRNLATITVGGSESIMVQALRLEELQRAKDEKRQRELERKEAEEASVKELEEWESSLLALAEPWPVRTMWELPAIGHFLCLAQTALNLPEIVFYELERCLLMPRCSSFLAKVMTSLLCHPHKRANVHRRPPLPYRKWEAELRRRVQGWYRAVGRAEDQTARAEHLGLCHQFFWTLGEASPLEEMPFHLLPFNQRVWLLKGLCDHVYETQKDVQDAVLGQPIHECRESILGYDGQENAYIHFPHFCGADLRIYCQSPCVAMEFPLPLFHVKRSEEELEGSEVRVETYGMKEEDESSSRTDLNTWSLKEDSLADREDPDQKCSSSVLSWCKEDSLDSGSMRGKFTEERRLKEEEEDESDSEPCFRVGESCYKGVSPALNSHRSPKKDVNHMTSEDQSPCADCCGASQESPRLWTEPIRPGIARLRRDDTQKKKRQKKKERKLGMKTRTNKLSLKKRTAKSSLQRAATAMKRKDKRKRRRLGNRFDGKMSVRRPAGSALLPAGPSFQLICSSLDDLRVLISKTEDQLDELDDGGKKRSGRRPHKRAAVKELHITLIRLLNELLPWEPKLVKAFQRNRARLKKECDDFKKHPEYDNFIREQMDTMNTGEVVCKDGLLSTETARELEDGEVKMDRAVKEATENVNQLGNHESRCQADRPEIVMHSSESGPFTRSSKRRQSGAISDELSPCRRGKIDQESSLTSEFKEVVSREQATVIPRASALPESLSSFQGTCKPIQALLAKSVGNKVTLISHPKAAVMAQILRDHNKTSVTLPPVRLSTTRPPTEPVSTETPTTTSTTESTEQVVYKTAGGVGLLRKGSTCVKFSAQPISDQKTGGNVMQQVVILPSNLLIQSAENKAAKTSTSLPKTTTYLSNASGFTIPENKVPVQQVAPLKDTSTARTPSAVVTPNLRSVAGGSAAPKKTTEPKVVVNKSASSGPTKPDAKQELRTVCIRDSQSILVTTRGGNTGVVKVQTSESVTGALPPSPVFTISPQLQAFLVSKSSTSTTQGVSATLAAKSLPRVTDVVPVSSSTFVAGTVASSTLNQIGNDGTSAKTPIPGKSALLATSKDIQGFQQNTVSKYGMKPPQKRPLPGSRTPDQSAFQKVFLVSPSPNIPSPTTKVTTTTSATCALPGSRVMFISNSALTIPKEASASEVNISSTSTPAMKVIPKLGTTLSCTSSGTNIQSIGVPGLMSRILGTNKSMPSATEASVIVSRVPAMSTSSRLQIGQKSCLVASRSPSGNTESSLKVPGTLDGKTVTFSTLGTGHMASSALLSVVKPDVPSPISMLKALHCKPELTTGSSTISSSYSGSLITKNTTIPVDVTTNKTPIITSFCTSRSLIKTTSSGASSPLALNYASTPPVVMTSGLRPPTSTAKSVQEKIVINTTAPLAPGTQLLINNTRFVVPSQGLGPGSHVLLINSCPGGLQGPSPRGPNSSTPHTVPSVVQGMRLVTPVRLPSPKFGPSDQVHQQLGTRTPLNVSGSTTLSAVRPGVSSDILRLPIFQTSDVSVTPSHSMAGCPKETSPPQGGLLSTSSPMLLQGRPSLNQVVPAVPPMKTAIARHIPMVTVPPMSSTISRMQKLPVAMVPPIGGPTNASPATPIASVPPSMNTVIMTPCPPIRAVQPGTIGKPAILPQPLQGQNTIPSPSKLLLSPDGAILNIVQASSIQVLAKPMAAQVVSSSSSSVTVPTLNTNDPLRKPDTMERPNH; from the exons ATGAAGCTTCATTCGGACATGAGCGAGAGCGGACACGCGTGTGAGTCCGTGTCACACGCCGCCCAGGACATGAACCTGAACCACCGCTTGACCTTGACCTCCTGCGCGCTGAAGCCCGGGTGTCTGGAGGGGTCGGCGCTACTGTGCAACGGTtcgtctgaccaatcagggcTTGAGAGTTTCACGTCACACTGTGATAAAAGTGAAGGAGATCCAGACAGGGTCACGGTGACCTCAGAGGACGACAGCAGGTCTTTAGCGTCCAGTACGGTGGACGACGGAGACGGTCTCACACCCGAGATCCAGCAGGCCTACAGAATATTTCAAAGCTTTCTTTCAGAGAAGCATAAATCCATAACGGCCCCGTTCTGGCATCCCATCGGCCCCGGATCACAGACCCCTGATGCTGAGATGTGCTTCAGAAAGATGCATGATAAATTTGTAAATCGCGAGTATGAATCCATCACTGCGTTTGTCGCCGATTTCAGACTGATGTTAGAGAACTGTTATCGCTTTCACGGAGTCGATCACTGGATCTCCAAACAGGCCCAGAAACTGGAGATTATTTTGGAACAAAAGTTGACTCTGTTGTCCAG GACGCTGAGGGAGAAAACCACCCTAGCCGTGACCTCCAGAGGTCGTTTCGGCACCGAGGACGAGAAAGCGCCGGTCGGCACGTCGTCCAGGCGGCGATTGGTGCCACGAAACCTGGCGACCATTACGGTGGGCGGCAGCGAGTCCATCATGGTGCAGGCGCTGAGACTGGAGGAGCTGCAGCGAGCCAAAGACGAGAAGAG GCAGCGGGAGCTGGAGCGTAAAGAGGCAGAAGAGGCGTCAGTGAAGGAGCTGGAGGAGTGGGAGAGCTCCTTGCTCGCTCTGGCGGAACCGTGGCCGGTCCGGACCATGTGGGAGCTTCCCGCCATCGGCCACTTCCTGTGTCTGGCGCAGACGGCGCTGAACCTCCCCGAGATCGTCTTTTACGAGCTGGAGCGCTGCTTGCTGATGCCGCGCTGTAGTTCTTTCCTGGCCAAGGTCATGACGTCTCTCCTCTGCCACCCGCACAAGAGAGCGAACGTCCACCGCCGCCCGCCGCTGCCCTACAGGAAGTGGGAGGCGGAGCTGCGGCGGAGGGTTCAGGGATGGTACCGGGCGGTCGGGAGGGCGGAAGACCAGACGGCGCGTGCCGAGCACCTGGGACTTTGCCATCAGTTCTTCTGGACGCTCGGAGAGGCGAGTCCGCTGGAGGAGATGCCCTTCCACCTGCTGCCGTTCAACCAGCGCGTGTGGCTCCTCAAGGGACTCTGCGATCACGTGTACGAGACGCAGAAAGACGTGCAGGACGCGGTTCTCGGGCAGCCCATCCACGAGTGCCGCGAGTCCATCCTGGGCTACGACGGGCAGGAGAACGCATACATACACTTTCCTCACTTTTGCGGCGCCGACTTGAGGATCTACTGCCAGAGTCCGTGCGTCGCCATGGAGTTTCCTCTTCCGCTGTTCCATGTAAAGAGATCTGAGGAGGAACTGgaggggtcagaggtcagggTGGAAACAT ATGGCATGAAGGAGGAGGATGAAAGCTCCAGCAGGACGGATCTGAACACATGGAGCCTGAAGGAAGACTCGCTCGCCGACCGGGAGGATCCGGATCAGAAGTGCTCCTCCAGCGTCCTCTCATGGTGCAAAGAAGATTCTCTGGACTCTGGAAGCATGCGAGGGAAGTTCACAGAGGAAAGACGGTtaaaagaagaggaagaggacgAGTCAGACAGCGAACCGTGCTTCAGAGTGGGAGAGAGCTGCTATAAGGGCGTTTCACCTGCTCTGAACAGTCACAGAAGTCCTAAAAAAGATGTGAATCACATGACCAGTGAGGACCAAAGTCCCTGTGCGGACTGCTGTGGAGCGTCGCAGGAGTCGCCACGTCTCTGGACTGAACCCATCCGGCCGGGAATCGCCCGCCTGCGCCGAGACGACacccagaagaagaagagacagAAGAAGAAAGAGCGAAAGCTTGGCATGAAAACCAGGACGAACAAACTTAGCTTGAAGAAGCGAACGGCCAAAAGCAGCCTGCAGAGAGCTGCGACAGCCATGAAGAGGAAAGACAAGAGGAAACGACGGAGGCTGG GAAACAGGTTTGATGGGAAGATGTCGGTGAGGAGACCAGCAGGATCTGCTCTGCTTCCGGCAGGACCCTCATTTCAG TTGATCTGCTCCAGTCTGGATGATCTCAGAGTCCTGATCAGCAAAACAGAAGATCAACTAGATGAACTGGACGACGGCGGCAAAAAGAGATCT GGACGACGGCCACACAAAAGAGCCGCTGTGAAAGAGTTACACATCACACTAATAAGGCTGCTAAACGAGCTGTTACCATGGGAACCCAAACTAGTCAAGGCCTTCCAGAGGAACAG AGCACGCTTGAAAAAGGAGTGTGACGATTTCAAAAAACACCCCGAATATGACAACTTTATCAGGGAGCAGATGGATACAATGAATACTGGGGAAGTTGTGTGCAAAGATGGGTTGTTGTCCACAGAGACAGCAAGGGAACTGGAAGATGGTGAAGTCAAAATGGACAGAGCTGTAAAGGAAGCAACAG AGAATGTAAATCAACTAGGAAATCATGAATCAAGATGCCAAGCTGACAGACCTGAGATTGTCATGCATTCGTCAGAGTCTGGACCCTTCACAcgcagttcaaaacgcagaCAAAGCGGTGCAATCAGTGATGAACTGAGCCCATGCAGAAGAGGAAAAATAGACCAAGAGAGCTCTTTGACATCTGAATTTAAGGAAGTTGTATCCAGGGAACAAGCAACAGTGATCCCACGAGCGTCAGCGTTGCCTGAGTCTTTGAGTAGCTTTCAGGGTACTTGCAAACCCATCCAGGCACTTCTGGCCAAGAGTGTTGGAAACAAAGTGACCTTAATAAGTCATCCTAAGGCTGCAGTGATGGCTCAGATTCTGCGGGATCATAACAAGACTTCTGTAACTCTGCCGCCTGTCCGATTATCAACTACCCGTCCACCAACTGAACCTGTCTCTACAGAAACACCAACTACAACATCCACAACCGAAAGCACTGAACAGGTGGTGTACAAGACGGCGGGCGGCGTGGGGCTTCTCAGGAAAGGAAGCACTTGTGTAAAGTTTTCAGCGCAGCCAATATCAGATCAAAAAACAGGGGGGAATGTAATGCAACAAGTTGTTATATTGCCTTCAAATCTACTGATTCAAAGCGCTGAGAATAAGGCAGCCAAGACCTCTACATCTCTCCCTAAGACCACAACGTACTTGTCCAACGCTTCAGGCTTCACCATACCGGAAAACAAGGTTCCTGTCCAGCAGGTGGCACCATTGAAAGACACCAGCACTGCCAGAACACCATCTGCTGTAGTTACACCCAATTTAAGAAGCGTTGCTGGAGGTTCTGCTGCACCTAAAAAGACTACTGAGCCAAAGGTTGTCGTGAACAAGTCAGCCAGTAGTGGTCCGACCAAACCTGACGCTAAACAGGAGCTCAGGACAGTGTGCATTAGAGACTCGCAGTCCATCCTTGTCACTACGAGAGGAGGCAACACAGGGGTGGTCAAGGTGCAGACGTCAGAGAGTGTAACGGGGGCTTTGCCACCCAGCCCGGTTTTTACCATCTCGCCGCAACTGCAAGCCTTTCTGGTGTCAAAGTCTTCCACGTCCACTACACAAGGTGTTTCAGCCACCCTCGCTGCTAAATCTTTACCTAGAGTCACGGATGTTGTTCCGGTGAGCTCCTCTACTTTTGTGGCAGGAACTGTCGCATCTTCAACCCTGAATCAAATTGGCAATGATGGCACTTCAGCCAAAACACCAATCCCTGGTAAATCTGCACTCCTGGCCACAAGCAAAGACATCCAAGGCTTTCAGCAGAATACAGTCTCCAAATATGGAATGAAACCTCCACAAAAGAGGCCTCTACCAGGAAGCAGAACTCCAGATCAATCTGCTTTCCAAAAGGTTTTCCTTGTCTCGCCTTCACCAAATATCCCTTCGCCAACAACAAAGGTCACCACTACTACTTCAGCTACCTGTGCTTTACCAGGATCACGGGTCATGTTCATAAGCAACTCAGCACTTACCATTCCAAAAGAGGCGTCTGCTTCAGAGGTCAACATTTCCTCTACTAGTACACCAGCGATGAAGGTCATTCCCAAGTTGGGGACAACTTTATCCTGCACTTCTTCTGGTACAAACATCCAGAGCATCGGTGTCCCAGGGTTAATGTCAAGAATACTCGGTACAAACAAGAGTATGCCATCAGCAACCGAAGCCTCTGTGATTGTCTCCAGAGTACCTGCAATGTCAACTTCAAGTAGGCTTCAGATTGGTCAAAAAAGCTGTTTGGTTGCAAGCAGAAGTCCGTCAGGGAATACAGAAAGCTCTCTGAAAGTACCTGGAACTCTTGACGGCAAAACGGTCACATTTTCAACGCTAGGCACCGGCCACATGGCTTCTTCCGCACTTTTGTCAGTTGTAAAACCAGACGTACCTTCGCCAATTTCAATGTTAAAAGCTCTTCACTGTAAACCAGAGTTAACGACAGGCAGCTCGACTATATCTTCCTCTTATTCAGGAAGCCTAATAACCAAAAACACTACAATACCAGTTGATGTGACCACTAACAAGACACCAATAATCACATCCTTTTGCACTTCACGCTCACTGATTAAAACAACCTCTTCTGGAGCATCCAGTCCTCTTGCATTGAACTACGCTTCAACTCCTCCGGTGGTCATGACCTCTGGGCTTCGTCCTCCGACCTCTACTGCCAAGAGTGTCCAGGAAAAAATTGTGATCAACACCACTGCCCCACTTGCACCTGGAACTCAGCTCCTGATCAACAACACCAGATTCGTTGTACCTTCTCAAGGCCTTGGACCTGGCAGCCATGTTCTGCTCATCAACTCTTGTCCTGGAGGATTGCAAGGCCCAAGTCCAAGAGGTCCAAACAGTTCAACCCCTCACACCGTTCCTTCAGTTGTGCAAGGTATGAGATTGGTAACACCAGTCAGGCTACCCTCACCAAAATTTGGACCTTCTGATCAAGTCCATCAACAACTGGGCACAAGAACTCCACTGAATGTGTCTGGTTCTACTACTCTCTCAGCTGTGCGTCCTGGTGTATCATCAGACATTCTGAGACTTCCTATCTTTCAAACCTCTGATGTCTCAGTTACACCATCACACAGTATGGCCGGCTGTCCCAAAGAAACCTCTCCTCCTCAAGGGGGTTTACTAAGCACAAGTTCTCCAATGCTCTTGCAAGGAAGACCATCCCTAAACCAAGTGGTGCCGGCCGTGCCCCCAATGAAAACTGCAATTGCACGGCATATCCCAATGGTAACTGTTCCACCCATGAGCAGCACGATATCACGGATGCAGAAACTTCCAGTTGCAATGGTTCCACCAATCGGTGGTCCAACCAACGCCAGTCCAGCCACTCCTATTGCAAGTGTTCCTCCGTCTATGAACACAGTTATAATGACACCTTGTCCACCCATCAGAGCTGTGCAACCTGGGACAATCGGAAAGCCTGCTATTTTACCCCAGCCACTACAAGGACAAAACACAATTCCCAGCCCTAGTAAACTGCTGTTGAGCCCAGATGGGGCCATTTTAAATATAGTTCAAGCCTCAAGCATACAAGTGTTGGCAAAGCCAATGGCCGCCCAAGTGGTTAGTTCCTCCTCAAGTAGTGTTACTGTACCtactttaaatacaaatgatcCACTGAGAAAACCAGACACCATGGAGAGACCTAATCACTGA
- the LOC127503626 gene encoding uncharacterized protein KIAA2026-like isoform X3, with translation MNWTTAAKRDLLGRRPHKRAAVKELHITLIRLLNELLPWEPKLVKAFQRNRARLKKECDDFKKHPEYDNFIREQMDTMNTGEVVCKDGLLSTETARELEDGEVKMDRAVKEATENVNQLGNHESRCQADRPEIVMHSSESGPFTRSSKRRQSGAISDELSPCRRGKIDQESSLTSEFKEVVSREQATVIPRASALPESLSSFQGTCKPIQALLAKSVGNKVTLISHPKAAVMAQILRDHNKTSVTLPPVRLSTTRPPTEPVSTETPTTTSTTESTEQVVYKTAGGVGLLRKGSTCVKFSAQPISDQKTGGNVMQQVVILPSNLLIQSAENKAAKTSTSLPKTTTYLSNASGFTIPENKVPVQQVAPLKDTSTARTPSAVVTPNLRSVAGGSAAPKKTTEPKVVVNKSASSGPTKPDAKQELRTVCIRDSQSILVTTRGGNTGVVKVQTSESVTGALPPSPVFTISPQLQAFLVSKSSTSTTQGVSATLAAKSLPRVTDVVPVSSSTFVAGTVASSTLNQIGNDGTSAKTPIPGKSALLATSKDIQGFQQNTVSKYGMKPPQKRPLPGSRTPDQSAFQKVFLVSPSPNIPSPTTKVTTTTSATCALPGSRVMFISNSALTIPKEASASEVNISSTSTPAMKVIPKLGTTLSCTSSGTNIQSIGVPGLMSRILGTNKSMPSATEASVIVSRVPAMSTSSRLQIGQKSCLVASRSPSGNTESSLKVPGTLDGKTVTFSTLGTGHMASSALLSVVKPDVPSPISMLKALHCKPELTTGSSTISSSYSGSLITKNTTIPVDVTTNKTPIITSFCTSRSLIKTTSSGASSPLALNYASTPPVVMTSGLRPPTSTAKSVQEKIVINTTAPLAPGTQLLINNTRFVVPSQGLGPGSHVLLINSCPGGLQGPSPRGPNSSTPHTVPSVVQGMRLVTPVRLPSPKFGPSDQVHQQLGTRTPLNVSGSTTLSAVRPGVSSDILRLPIFQTSDVSVTPSHSMAGCPKETSPPQGGLLSTSSPMLLQGRPSLNQVVPAVPPMKTAIARHIPMVTVPPMSSTISRMQKLPVAMVPPIGGPTNASPATPIASVPPSMNTVIMTPCPPIRAVQPGTIGKPAILPQPLQGQNTIPSPSKLLLSPDGAILNIVQASSIQVLAKPMAAQVVSSSSSSVTVPTLNTNDPLRKPDTMERPNH, from the exons ATGAACTGGACGACGGCGGCAAAAAGAGATCTGTTA GGACGACGGCCACACAAAAGAGCCGCTGTGAAAGAGTTACACATCACACTAATAAGGCTGCTAAACGAGCTGTTACCATGGGAACCCAAACTAGTCAAGGCCTTCCAGAGGAACAG AGCACGCTTGAAAAAGGAGTGTGACGATTTCAAAAAACACCCCGAATATGACAACTTTATCAGGGAGCAGATGGATACAATGAATACTGGGGAAGTTGTGTGCAAAGATGGGTTGTTGTCCACAGAGACAGCAAGGGAACTGGAAGATGGTGAAGTCAAAATGGACAGAGCTGTAAAGGAAGCAACAG AGAATGTAAATCAACTAGGAAATCATGAATCAAGATGCCAAGCTGACAGACCTGAGATTGTCATGCATTCGTCAGAGTCTGGACCCTTCACAcgcagttcaaaacgcagaCAAAGCGGTGCAATCAGTGATGAACTGAGCCCATGCAGAAGAGGAAAAATAGACCAAGAGAGCTCTTTGACATCTGAATTTAAGGAAGTTGTATCCAGGGAACAAGCAACAGTGATCCCACGAGCGTCAGCGTTGCCTGAGTCTTTGAGTAGCTTTCAGGGTACTTGCAAACCCATCCAGGCACTTCTGGCCAAGAGTGTTGGAAACAAAGTGACCTTAATAAGTCATCCTAAGGCTGCAGTGATGGCTCAGATTCTGCGGGATCATAACAAGACTTCTGTAACTCTGCCGCCTGTCCGATTATCAACTACCCGTCCACCAACTGAACCTGTCTCTACAGAAACACCAACTACAACATCCACAACCGAAAGCACTGAACAGGTGGTGTACAAGACGGCGGGCGGCGTGGGGCTTCTCAGGAAAGGAAGCACTTGTGTAAAGTTTTCAGCGCAGCCAATATCAGATCAAAAAACAGGGGGGAATGTAATGCAACAAGTTGTTATATTGCCTTCAAATCTACTGATTCAAAGCGCTGAGAATAAGGCAGCCAAGACCTCTACATCTCTCCCTAAGACCACAACGTACTTGTCCAACGCTTCAGGCTTCACCATACCGGAAAACAAGGTTCCTGTCCAGCAGGTGGCACCATTGAAAGACACCAGCACTGCCAGAACACCATCTGCTGTAGTTACACCCAATTTAAGAAGCGTTGCTGGAGGTTCTGCTGCACCTAAAAAGACTACTGAGCCAAAGGTTGTCGTGAACAAGTCAGCCAGTAGTGGTCCGACCAAACCTGACGCTAAACAGGAGCTCAGGACAGTGTGCATTAGAGACTCGCAGTCCATCCTTGTCACTACGAGAGGAGGCAACACAGGGGTGGTCAAGGTGCAGACGTCAGAGAGTGTAACGGGGGCTTTGCCACCCAGCCCGGTTTTTACCATCTCGCCGCAACTGCAAGCCTTTCTGGTGTCAAAGTCTTCCACGTCCACTACACAAGGTGTTTCAGCCACCCTCGCTGCTAAATCTTTACCTAGAGTCACGGATGTTGTTCCGGTGAGCTCCTCTACTTTTGTGGCAGGAACTGTCGCATCTTCAACCCTGAATCAAATTGGCAATGATGGCACTTCAGCCAAAACACCAATCCCTGGTAAATCTGCACTCCTGGCCACAAGCAAAGACATCCAAGGCTTTCAGCAGAATACAGTCTCCAAATATGGAATGAAACCTCCACAAAAGAGGCCTCTACCAGGAAGCAGAACTCCAGATCAATCTGCTTTCCAAAAGGTTTTCCTTGTCTCGCCTTCACCAAATATCCCTTCGCCAACAACAAAGGTCACCACTACTACTTCAGCTACCTGTGCTTTACCAGGATCACGGGTCATGTTCATAAGCAACTCAGCACTTACCATTCCAAAAGAGGCGTCTGCTTCAGAGGTCAACATTTCCTCTACTAGTACACCAGCGATGAAGGTCATTCCCAAGTTGGGGACAACTTTATCCTGCACTTCTTCTGGTACAAACATCCAGAGCATCGGTGTCCCAGGGTTAATGTCAAGAATACTCGGTACAAACAAGAGTATGCCATCAGCAACCGAAGCCTCTGTGATTGTCTCCAGAGTACCTGCAATGTCAACTTCAAGTAGGCTTCAGATTGGTCAAAAAAGCTGTTTGGTTGCAAGCAGAAGTCCGTCAGGGAATACAGAAAGCTCTCTGAAAGTACCTGGAACTCTTGACGGCAAAACGGTCACATTTTCAACGCTAGGCACCGGCCACATGGCTTCTTCCGCACTTTTGTCAGTTGTAAAACCAGACGTACCTTCGCCAATTTCAATGTTAAAAGCTCTTCACTGTAAACCAGAGTTAACGACAGGCAGCTCGACTATATCTTCCTCTTATTCAGGAAGCCTAATAACCAAAAACACTACAATACCAGTTGATGTGACCACTAACAAGACACCAATAATCACATCCTTTTGCACTTCACGCTCACTGATTAAAACAACCTCTTCTGGAGCATCCAGTCCTCTTGCATTGAACTACGCTTCAACTCCTCCGGTGGTCATGACCTCTGGGCTTCGTCCTCCGACCTCTACTGCCAAGAGTGTCCAGGAAAAAATTGTGATCAACACCACTGCCCCACTTGCACCTGGAACTCAGCTCCTGATCAACAACACCAGATTCGTTGTACCTTCTCAAGGCCTTGGACCTGGCAGCCATGTTCTGCTCATCAACTCTTGTCCTGGAGGATTGCAAGGCCCAAGTCCAAGAGGTCCAAACAGTTCAACCCCTCACACCGTTCCTTCAGTTGTGCAAGGTATGAGATTGGTAACACCAGTCAGGCTACCCTCACCAAAATTTGGACCTTCTGATCAAGTCCATCAACAACTGGGCACAAGAACTCCACTGAATGTGTCTGGTTCTACTACTCTCTCAGCTGTGCGTCCTGGTGTATCATCAGACATTCTGAGACTTCCTATCTTTCAAACCTCTGATGTCTCAGTTACACCATCACACAGTATGGCCGGCTGTCCCAAAGAAACCTCTCCTCCTCAAGGGGGTTTACTAAGCACAAGTTCTCCAATGCTCTTGCAAGGAAGACCATCCCTAAACCAAGTGGTGCCGGCCGTGCCCCCAATGAAAACTGCAATTGCACGGCATATCCCAATGGTAACTGTTCCACCCATGAGCAGCACGATATCACGGATGCAGAAACTTCCAGTTGCAATGGTTCCACCAATCGGTGGTCCAACCAACGCCAGTCCAGCCACTCCTATTGCAAGTGTTCCTCCGTCTATGAACACAGTTATAATGACACCTTGTCCACCCATCAGAGCTGTGCAACCTGGGACAATCGGAAAGCCTGCTATTTTACCCCAGCCACTACAAGGACAAAACACAATTCCCAGCCCTAGTAAACTGCTGTTGAGCCCAGATGGGGCCATTTTAAATATAGTTCAAGCCTCAAGCATACAAGTGTTGGCAAAGCCAATGGCCGCCCAAGTGGTTAGTTCCTCCTCAAGTAGTGTTACTGTACCtactttaaatacaaatgatcCACTGAGAAAACCAGACACCATGGAGAGACCTAATCACTGA